The region CTGTCGCGGCTGATGGCCACCAAGCCGCAGCTCATCATCCTGAACGAGCCGACGCGCGGGATCGACGTCGGCGTCAAGGAAGAGGTGCACCGCTCGGTCGACCGCATGACGCAGACCGGCGTATCGGCCATCGTGATCACCTCGGACATCGACGAGATGCTGCGCGTGGTCGATCGCGTCGTGATGTTCGCCGACGGGCGTATCGTTGCCGAGGCCCCCGCGGCCCGGCTGACCAAGGAAACAATCTTCGAAACCGCCTATTCGGCAGATGGCGCGCACCATCTGCTGTCGGCGTGAACCGGATGAGGGAACCAGAACAATGAACATGAAATCGAGTGTCGCAGAGGCGCCTCCCGGGTTTCGCGGGATCGGCGGGGGGATCACGCTTCAGGGCGTGTTGAAACATATCGTCTGGATCTGGCTGGTAGCGCTGGTCATCCTTTTCGGAGCGTTGAACAGCTTTTTCCTGACCGGTGCGAACCTCAACAACATCCTGACGCAGGCCACGGTGCTGGGCCTGCTGGCGCTGGCCGCCGCGCTGCCGCTGCTGGTGGGCGAGATCGACCTGTCCATCGCCGGCAACATGGGGATTTCCTCGGCCATCGGCGCGCTCAGCATCGCGCAGTTCGGGCTGCCGGCGGGGGTTGGCGTGCTCGTGGGACTTGGGGTCGCGACGCTGATCGGCTTCATCAACGGCATCTGCGTCACCCGCTTCCGCATGGTCTCGCTCATCGAGACGCTGGGCATGATGATCATTCTTCAGGGCGCGCTTCTGGCGATCACCCGAGGCTCGACCATCGTGGATTTCACCGATGGCTATCTCTGGCTGGGTCAGGCCTATGTGGGCGGTTTCCCGGTGATGCCCGGGGTGCTCTTCGTATCCTTCATCGCCATGGCGATCCTGCTGCGGCGCACCATCTTCGGGCGCATGCTCTACGCCACGGGGGGCAATACCGCCGCCGCCGCCGTGGCCGGCATCCGGGTGAACCGCATCAAGGTTGCCGCCTACACGCTGTCGGGGCTAATCGCGGGGCTTGCGGGCTACATGCTTGCGGCGTGGCAGATGGCGATCACCTCGGATCAGGGGTCGAACTTCCTGCTCTATTCCATCGCCGCGCCGATCATCGGCGGTGTCAGCGTGTTCGGCGGGCGCGGCAATGCCTTCGGCATCCTTGGCGGCGTGCTGCTACTGACGGTGATCAGCGCCGGGCTTGCCATCGTCAACGTGCCCTCATTCTACGTCGAGATGACCGGCGGATTCCTGATCTTCATCGCTGTTGCCGTGGACGCCCTGCGCGTGCGCGCAGCCAGCCGTTCCTGACGAATGGGTCGAGACATGAAACTGGATTTCACCGGCGCGCGGATGCTTGTCGCCGCCGGTGCCGGGGGCATCGGCTGGGCCACCACCCACGCCTTTTCCGATGCCGGCGCGCGGATGCATATCTGCGACATCGAC is a window of Ponticoccus alexandrii DNA encoding:
- a CDS encoding ABC transporter permease, whose protein sequence is MNMKSSVAEAPPGFRGIGGGITLQGVLKHIVWIWLVALVILFGALNSFFLTGANLNNILTQATVLGLLALAAALPLLVGEIDLSIAGNMGISSAIGALSIAQFGLPAGVGVLVGLGVATLIGFINGICVTRFRMVSLIETLGMMIILQGALLAITRGSTIVDFTDGYLWLGQAYVGGFPVMPGVLFVSFIAMAILLRRTIFGRMLYATGGNTAAAAVAGIRVNRIKVAAYTLSGLIAGLAGYMLAAWQMAITSDQGSNFLLYSIAAPIIGGVSVFGGRGNAFGILGGVLLLTVISAGLAIVNVPSFYVEMTGGFLIFIAVAVDALRVRAASRS